aaaaaaaaacaattgctaaagttttaatatataaaattggTTACCGTTTCCTGCAATTATCCGTTTCAATATAGAAATGAtcacaaataaaaaaataaataatgttCACAAATAGCCAAGTAGACGTTTTGGACAATTAATAAACACCTCCTTATACTTCTACGTTTTGGCAAATGTTGCACAACTTTGGTTATAGTTGTCTTAAAACACCCTCAACGTATTTAATGTGAAATACAACATCATGCGTTTGTAAAGGTTTGAAGAATCAACAATTACAATACAAATAACGGTTAATAGTTAACTAATCAAAGACATTAACTTTAGATACATAATTATCAACTTTTAAacatttaaaatttatttttattgtaagatatgaataaataaaatattaaaaatcttATAGGAAAGATCtatattttagagttaattacacaaatgggtcctgtggtttatacctaatttcgcctttgggtattaactttttattttaacagatttaggttctatggtttcaattttgtaacacctttgggtactaacaccaaaattagttaattaatgactaaaatacccttacattttttaagtttatcaatgtaacacatttgggtactaacacctaattttatttaagtttaaattgatttcacaaaatctatttatttttttattttcatctttttattatatctcttaattaacataaagtctatttatttttttttattttcatatttttattaaatttcttatttaacataaaatctacttgttacaccagtattttttttaaatagattttttaaataaaatctactagctatatagttttatgtaaattaaatttcttactagttttaaataatgtaaaccttactcgttttgaattttggatatatatgattgataataataataataataataataataataataataataataataataataataataaatatctttcatgtaaaaaaattaagccatttttaactcgttttttgttcatttacattttactattttagaaagatatttaatttacataaaatctactagttgcaccagtaaaatctactagctatatagctttatataaattaaatatctattttacaaaaaaaaccgAGTTAAAGaaaggcttaattttttttagttttatctaaaatacctagctatatagttttatgtaaattaaatatctttctaaaatagtaaaatgtaaatgaacaaaaaaaagagttaaaaaaggcttaattttttttacatgaaagttatttattattatcaatcatttcaatccaaaattgaaaacgaaaatttaatttacataaaactatatagctagtagattttatttaaaaaatattggtgtaacaagtagattttatgttaaataagaaatttaataaaaatatgaaaataaaaaaataaatagagtttatgttaattaagagatataataaaataatgaaaataaaaaaataaatagattttgtaaaattgatttaaacttaaataaaattaggtgttagtacccaaatgtgttacattgataaacttaaaaaaatgcaagggtattttagtcattaattaactaattttggtgttagactcaaaggtgttacaaaattgaaaccatagaacctaaacctgttaaaaaaagaagttagtacccaaaggcgaaattatgtataaaccacaggacccatttgtgtaattaactctatatttTATCTTTTATAACTGGATTATGATATATCAAAAACAAATACATAACCAAAATAGTATTTTTCTAAATTGTTTTAAGATCACGACCCTGATTGTCACACTATGAGATTTTCTTTTAATGTTTGCATAACTCCATCCTAAAGATTTAATTAGTGACTCGTTTTGTAAACGATGTAGAAGAAGGTAAAAGATTTAAAATACGAAAAACATGAAATCATGATCTAATCATTGAACATATGTTTTTTTAATCACATGTTCTTAACCATAGACACACATGTTTTACCCATGCTTTTGAAATTTTACATCGAGAAAACCAACAATCATTTTCATGTAATACAAACTTAGTCATGCTCATATTGCCGCATAATAGATGAACATCAAAGTGTTAATTCAAAGTCAAATAGCGCACACATATATCGTGTTCGAATGGCTTCTAGTTGAATAAATATGGCGTTTTGGATTTGATCATGACCGGTCATATGTTAAACATGTAATAATTCATAAAAGATAGTAACTTAAATAGTCTGGCCAGACTCATGATCAACCGGTTACGATTTCAAATCTAGTCAAACTCAAACTTCATGTAATACATAAGCTCGTGGTCAAGCCTAAAAAGCTATTCTATACATAAATTTTGTTCACTATCTTAAATACATATTTACCAATGATCTTTTGGCCAAGTGGTCAAGGAGGAGTTGAGAAACTTTGTTTCTGTTGGAGGTCCTGGATTCAAATCCAGACAAGAGGAATTTTAATTCTGACTTGGTGATGCTAAAATACCAACTAATAATCCGGTTAGCGACATCCTAACCGtacaccgttcaaaaaaaaaaaaaaaaatcttaaataCATATTTAAGTATTATATTTGTTCTTACGTAATAAATTATGCTTTAAATACATATTTAAGTATTAATTGTTCTCATGTATTGAATTATGCATTAAATACATATTTAAGTATTGAATTATGCATTAAATACATATTTAAGTAATGAATTATGCTTTAAATACATATTTAAGTATTAATTGTTTTTATGTATTGAATTAtgctaaaaataactaaaaaacaGATATTACATCATACAAAAAATTTATAGCTAtacataaataacaaaaaaaaaataataaacaaaccaAATATGAGCCGAATTTGAAATCCTACATTAAAtcatgctaaaaattacaaatatagATTAAATACATATTTAAGTATTAATTGTTAGGTATTAAATTGAATATGTGACTAAAGTAGAACCTAATATAAGTTGAGGGGTaatacattaaattaaaaatcaTTTAAAAACCAGCAGGCCAAGTTAACGCCGGTAAACCAGGCCGCCTCaatttttctctttctctctccgcAATTTTAGAAAGAGAAAGTGAATGTGGTGGGTTTTGAGCTGTGCTTAGCtgtcttcttctctctctctaaatacTCCAAACCCTCATTCACCCCCACATTTTCAAATAATAACAATTCAATCTTCTCAAAACCACCATTTGTTATGTCTCATTTCTCCTTCAGATGAAGACCATTTGTTTAAGTTTAATCtcccttcttcttctttctctgctTGCATTCTCACCTGTCAGCGCTTTATCTTTGTTCGATGACTCCGTCGCCGGCGCCGGCTCCGGCCGCCTCACCGACGGCGAGGTGAAGTACATCCGGCAACGGCAGCTGCTGTACTACCTCGACGAGAACGGCGACAGAGGTGAAAACGTGACGGTGGATCCGTCGCTGGTGTTTGAAAACCCTAGGTTGAGAAATGCTTATATTGCTTTACAAGCATGGAAGCATGCGATACTCTCAGATCCACAAAATCTGACCGTTGATTGGGTTGGATCTGGTGTGTGCAACTACACCGGAGTGTTCTGTGCACCCGCACCGGATAACCGTTCGGAAAGAACCGTTGCCGGAATAGACCTCAACCACGGCGACATTGCTGGATATCTACCGGAGGAGCTCGGTCTGTTAACCGATCTGGCGTTGTTTCACATAAACTCTAACCGGTTTTGCGGTACAATTCCGAAAAAGTTTAAGAACTTGAAGATTCTGTTTGAGCTTGATATCAGCAACAACAGGTTTGCCGGAATATTCCCTCGCGTTGTGCTTAAATTACCTAAATTAAAGTTTTTAGATCTCCGGTTTAATGAGTTTGAAGGTAATGTGCCTAAAGAATTGTTTGATAAAGATTTGGATGCTATTTTTATTAACCACAACCGGTTTAAATTCGAGTTACCGGATAACTTCGGTAATTCGCCGGTTTCGGTTATTGTTTTGGCGAATAATAAGTTTCACGGGTGTCTGCCGGCGAGTATTGGGAACATGTCGGATACTTTGAATGAGATTATTATGATGAATAACGGGTTGAGGTCTTGTATCCCCGATGAGATTGGGTTGTTGGGTAATGTGACGGTGTTTGATGTGAGTTTTAATGAGTTGATGGGGCCGTTGCCGGAGACTATTTCTGGGTTGGTGAGTGTGGAGCAGTTGAATGTTGCCCATAATTATTTGAGTGGGAGTATTCCGGAGAGTGTTTGCCGGTTGCCCCGGTTGGAGAATTTTACCTATTCGGATAATTTCTTTACTGGTGAGCCTCCTGTTTGCTTGAATTTGGCTGCGTTTGATGATCGGAGGAATTGTTTGCCTGGGAGACCTGCTCAGAGGCCGGTTAATCAGTGTCGGATGTTTAAGAGTAAGAAGATACATTGTAGCGCTTTCCGATGTGCTCCGTTTGTTCCGGTGTTGCCTACGCCTCCACCACCGTCTCCGCCTGTTCCGGTGCCTTCTCCGCCTGTTGTTACCCCGTCTCCGCCTGTTTATACCCCACCGTCACCATCCCCTCCACCGCCACCATCGCCTCCACCACCCGTTTACTCGCCTCCACCGCCCCCTCCGTCGCCTCCACCACCTGTTTACTCGCCCCCACCTCCTCCACCATCGCCCCCACCACCCTCGCCACCACCACCCCCTCCACCATCACCCCCACCGCCTTCCCCGCCTCCACCCCCTCCACCATCGCCCCCGCCACCTTCCCCGCCTCCACCGTCTCCTCCGCCACCAGTAATGTCACCGCCTcccccacctccacctccacctccaccgcctccaccaccaccatctcccccACCACCAGTTATGTCTCCCCCGCCTCCACCACCACcgcctccaccatcaccaccagctaaTCCGCCTTATTGCGTAaggccaccaccgccacctcctgtCACACCCTCGCCAC
The sequence above is drawn from the Helianthus annuus cultivar XRQ/B chromosome 12, HanXRQr2.0-SUNRISE, whole genome shotgun sequence genome and encodes:
- the LOC110893803 gene encoding leucine-rich repeat extensin-like protein 4 codes for the protein MKTICLSLISLLLLSLLAFSPVSALSLFDDSVAGAGSGRLTDGEVKYIRQRQLLYYLDENGDRGENVTVDPSLVFENPRLRNAYIALQAWKHAILSDPQNLTVDWVGSGVCNYTGVFCAPAPDNRSERTVAGIDLNHGDIAGYLPEELGLLTDLALFHINSNRFCGTIPKKFKNLKILFELDISNNRFAGIFPRVVLKLPKLKFLDLRFNEFEGNVPKELFDKDLDAIFINHNRFKFELPDNFGNSPVSVIVLANNKFHGCLPASIGNMSDTLNEIIMMNNGLRSCIPDEIGLLGNVTVFDVSFNELMGPLPETISGLVSVEQLNVAHNYLSGSIPESVCRLPRLENFTYSDNFFTGEPPVCLNLAAFDDRRNCLPGRPAQRPVNQCRMFKSKKIHCSAFRCAPFVPVLPTPPPPSPPVPVPSPPVVTPSPPVYTPPSPSPPPPPSPPPPVYSPPPPPPSPPPPVYSPPPPPPSPPPPSPPPPPPPSPPPPSPPPPPPPSPPPPSPPPPSPPPPVMSPPPPPPPPPPPPPPPPSPPPPVMSPPPPPPPPPPSPPANPPYCVRPPPPPPVTPSPPPPVHSPPPPPHSPPPPYIYSSPPPPSPHSPPPPHSPPPPPHSPPPPHSPPPPYIYSSPHSPPPPPHSPPPPPHSPPPPAPICIEPPPPPPPCIEYTPPPSPTPSPPPPPLVYYSPPPPVHHPPPPPAITYNSPPPPAPVYEGPLPPVFGVSYQSPPPPPFY